One Gemmatimonadota bacterium genomic region harbors:
- a CDS encoding GNAT family N-acetyltransferase, with the protein MTKCAALKYVVEGYAVKAYDVGPSGSFRAGSLYLRRDNSGMDEYLRVESVNVMPSYQRCGVGTQLYTRAAELARELKMPLYSDTARTAASQGFWEKQERKGRAKCAKKGRGAAKINMNHASGAVIEERGRWACQEYVLKPTATDLSGLKRKPARKGAKRRKGSKR; encoded by the coding sequence ATGACCAAGTGCGCCGCGCTCAAGTACGTCGTCGAAGGGTACGCGGTGAAGGCCTACGATGTCGGGCCCAGCGGCAGCTTCCGCGCGGGTTCTCTGTACCTGCGCCGCGACAACAGCGGCATGGACGAGTACCTGCGTGTGGAGTCGGTGAACGTCATGCCGAGCTACCAACGTTGCGGGGTGGGCACCCAGCTGTACACGCGCGCTGCTGAGCTCGCGCGCGAGCTGAAGATGCCGCTCTACAGCGACACGGCCCGCACTGCGGCGTCGCAAGGCTTCTGGGAGAAGCAGGAGCGCAAGGGCCGCGCGAAGTGCGCCAAGAAGGGGCGCGGCGCGGCCAAGATCAACATGAACCACGCGAGCGGCGCCGTCATCGAAGAGCGCGGCCGGTGGGCCTGCCAGGAGTACGTGCTCAAGCCGACGGCCACCGACCTCAGCGGGTTGAAGCGCAAGCCGGCGCGGAAGGGCGCGAAACGCAGGAAGGGCTCGAAGCGATGA
- a CDS encoding SGNH/GDSL hydrolase family protein: MSTSAPRRVLVGDSHASGLAAAAERAGEPFVAWTAYSGQRTRTIADSEWVDRNAPTARADEVWIVSSGNDRHADNLEPSARSLLSQAGGRRVVWLGPPVALVPLVDDEHAHTTEKLAELLGPDVFIDSRRFTRSGHAPDGVHFTAAGYDAWWAGASSAADAMRWQRHLPLAVGVGLGALGLLAAALAVWQNR; this comes from the coding sequence ATGAGCACCTCGGCACCGCGCCGCGTCCTGGTGGGCGACAGCCACGCGAGCGGCCTCGCTGCGGCCGCCGAGCGCGCGGGCGAGCCCTTCGTGGCGTGGACGGCCTACTCGGGCCAGCGCACCCGCACGATCGCCGACAGCGAGTGGGTCGACCGCAACGCGCCCACCGCGCGCGCCGACGAGGTGTGGATCGTGAGCTCGGGCAACGACCGCCACGCCGACAACCTCGAGCCCTCCGCGCGCTCACTGCTCTCCCAGGCCGGCGGGCGCCGCGTGGTGTGGCTCGGGCCGCCGGTCGCGCTCGTGCCCCTTGTGGACGACGAGCACGCGCACACGACCGAGAAGCTCGCTGAGCTGCTCGGGCCGGACGTCTTCATCGACAGCCGGCGCTTCACGCGGTCCGGGCACGCCCCTGACGGGGTGCACTTCACGGCCGCCGGATACGACGCTTGGTGGGCGGGCGCCTCGAGCGCGGCGGACGCCATGCGCTGGCAGCGGCACCTCCCGCTGGCCGTCGGTGTGGGCCTCGGGGCCCTCGGACTACTCGCGGCGGCGCTGGCCGTCTGGCAGAACAGGTGA